The Streptomyces laurentii region GCCGGTGGTGCCCGGCTGGTTCACGGACGACACCGATCCCGACGGCGCGTTCCGGCTTCTCGGGACGCGCTGCACCGCCTGCGCGGCCGTGTTCTTCCCCCGGGAGGACGACGGCTGCCGCAATCCGTACTGCCCCGGCGGCGGCGAACTCGCCGAGACGCCGCTGTCCCGGCGCGGCCGCGTCTGGTCGTACACCGACGGCCGCTACCGGCCGCCCGCGCCGTACGTCTCGGACCCGGACACCCCCTGGGAGCCTTACACCCTCGTCGCGGTGGAGCTGGCGGCCGAGGGCATGGTGGTGCTCGGGCAGGCCGCGCCGGGCGTGCGGCCCTCCGAGCTGGCGGTCGGTGCGGAGGTCGAGCTGGTGCCGGGCGTCCTGCACGAGGACGCGGAGCACGTCTGGACCACCTGGCACTGGCGGCCCGTCGCCACGGACGCGCGGGAGGCGGCGTGCTGACCGACATCGCCGTCCTCGGCGCCGGGATGCACCCGTGGGGCAAGTGGGGCCGGAGTTTCGTCGCGTACGGGGTGGCCGCCGCGCGGGCCGCGCTCGCCGACGCCGGCCTCGACTGGCGCGAGGTCCCGTCGGTCGTCGGCGCCGACACCGTGCGGGGCGGCTATCCCGGGTACGTGGCCGGGGCCAGCTTCGCCCGGGCGCTCGGCTGGCAGGGCGCACGGGTGACCAGCGTCTACGCGGCCTGCGCCTCGGGGGCCCAGGCGATCGGCACCGCCCGCGCGCAGATCCTGGCCGGGCTCGCCGACGTGGTCCTCGTGGTGGGCGCGGACGCGGCACCGAAGGGGTTCTTCGCCCCGGCGGGCGGCGAGCGTCCCGACGACCCCGACTGGCTGCGCTTCCGGGTCCTCGGCGCGACCAACCCGGCGTACTTCGGCCTGTACGCGCGCCGCCGGATGGCGCTGTACGGGGACACGCCGGAGGACTTCGCCCGGGTGAAGGTGAAGAACGCGGCGGCGGGCGCGCTCAATCCGCTGGCCCGCTACCGCAAGGCGGTGAGCGCGGACGACGTGGCGGCCTCGCCGGTGGTCGCCGATCCGCTGCGGCTGCTCGACATCTGCGCGACCTCGGACGGGGGCGCGGCGCTCGTCCTGTCGAGCATGGCCTTCGCCCGACGGCACGGGCATCCGGACCCGGTCCGGATCCGGGCGGTGTCCACCGTCACGCCGGAGTATCCGCGGACGGTCCTGGACCTGCCGGACATCGCCACCGACGCCATGGTGGGTCACGGCGTCGCCGATCGGCCCTTCCGGCCCTTCCGCGCGTCGATCGCCCGGGCCGCGTACGAGGAGGCGGGCATCGGCCCGGAGGACCTGTCGCTGGCGGAGGTGTACGACCTGTCGACGGCGCTTGAACTGGAGTGGTACGAGGACCTCGGGCTGTGCCCGGCGGGGCACGGCGCCGCGCTCGTACGGAACGGGGTGACCGCGCTGGGCGGGCGCGTCCCGGTCAATCCGAGCGGCGGCCTCGCCTCGTTCGGGGAGGCGGTGCCGGCGCAGGCCATCGCGCAGGTCTGCGAGCTGACCTGGCAGCTGCGCGGGGCGGCCGGGGACCGGCAGGTGCCGGGGGCGCGGGCCGGGATCACCGCCAACCAGGGGCTGTTCGGCCACGGGTCGGCGGTGGTGGCGGTCCGCTGACGGCCCTGCCACCCCGGTGGGGGCCGGAGCTGTCCGGTCCCCACCGGGCGGAGCGGGTCAGCGGCCGGCCGGCGCGCCGGCCGCGGCGGGCGGCGGGTGCTCGGCCAGCACCAGGGCGTGCTGGACGACGGCCACGAGGACGTTCTTGACCGACTCGCGGTCGCGCGCGTCGCACATCACCAGCTCGACCTCGGGGTCGAGGTCGAGCGCGCCCCGGACGGTGTCCGCCGCGAACCGGCGGGCCCCCTCGAAGCAGTTGACGGCCACCGTGAAGGGGATGCCGCGCCGCTCGAAGTAGTCGATGGCGGCGAAGCTGTCCTCCAGACGCCGGGTGTCGGCGAGGACGACGGCCCCGAGCGCGCCCTGCGCGAGCTCGTCCCACAGGAACCAGAAACGGTCCTGTCCCGGCGTACCGAACAGATAGAGGACGAGGTCCTCGCGCAGGGTGATCCGGCCGAAGTCCATGGCGACCGTGGTGGTCGTCTTGGTCTCGACGCCGTGCAGATCGTCGACCGGCCGGCCGACCTCGCTCAGCATCTCCTCGGTCCGCAGCGGCCGGATCTCGCTGACCGCCCCCACCAGGGTGGTCTTGCCCACCCCGAAGCCGCCCGCCACCAGGATCTTCAGCGTCACCGGCTCGACCGGCGGCTGCCTGCGGCCGGTACTAGAGCGCCCGAAGGCCATTGATCACCTCACGAAGGATGCTCACGTCCGGCAGCTCGGCCGGCGGAACGGGGCGGGTCACGTGTACGAGCTCGTCGTCCACGAGATCACCGATCAGGACCCGGACCACCCCGACGGGGAGGTCGAGCCCTGCGGCGAGTTCGGCGATCGACTGCGGCTGCTCGAAGCAGCGTTCGACGATCTCGACATGCTCGGGGGACAGCGTCTGGTCGCGGCCGGGGTCCCCGGCGGCCGGTTCCGGGACCACGACCGCGATCAGGTCGAGCCGGTGCCGGCTCGCGGCGCTGGTGCGGCCGCGGGTCATGGCGTACGGGCGGACCACCGGCCCCGCCTCGTCGTCGTACCAGTGGCCGACCGCGTCCTGCTGGGACTGGTCTGCGTCAGTCATGCCGTCCCCCTTGTTCATCCCCCGTTGGTCAGGCCGGACCGGGGCGCCGTGGCGAGATGGGCACCGACCCGCTTGACCATGAGCGTCATCTCGTACGCCACCTGGCCGACGTCCGATTCGGAGTCGGCGAGCACGGCCAGGCAGGAGCCGTCACCGGCGGCGGTGACGAACAGGAAGGCGTCCTCCAGCTCGACGACGGTCTGGCGGACCCGGCCCGCCTCGAAGTGCCGGCCCACGCCCTTGGCCAGGCTGTGGAAGCCCGAGGCGACGGCGGCGAGGTGCTCGCCGTCCTCGCGGGTGAGGTCCTTCGAGGCGCCGGTGGCCAGGCCGTCGCTGGAGAGCACCAGGGCCTTGCGGATGGAGCCGACGCGCTGGACCAGTTCGTCGAGGAGCCAGTTCAGCTCTCCGTTGCCCTGGGCGGCGCTGTGGGTTGCTGCGGCGTTCGGTGCGGTCATCGACCGTCCCCCTCGGGTGTCGTTCCTCGTGCTGTCGTTCCGGGCGCTGTTCCGGGTGCTGAACCGGGCGTCGCCGCCCGGGAGTCCGTCGTGCCGGCTCCGGCCGGGCCGGGTTCGGGCACCCCGTCGTTCTGCCGGCGGCCGCGCTGCCAGCCGCGCTGCATCGAGGCCATGCGGCTGCGCACCTCCTCGGCGTCCCGCTCGAAGGGGTCGGTCCCGGGCCCGGAGCCCGCGGGGCCGGCGGCCGGCCGGGCCTCGTCGCGGGCGCCGTGCGCCCGCAGCTGCGGGGCGAGGCTGGCCTGGCGCACCCGGCGGGGCAGTCCGTCGAACAGGGGTTCCTCCTCCTGCGGCGGTACGGGCACCAGGGTGGGCGCGGGCCGGACGCGAGCCAGTTCCATGGTGTCTCCGTCTCCCGGTCCGTGGCTGTGACCGTGTCCGTCGTTCCCGGTGACGTGCCGGGAGTCGTCGCCGGAGGTGCCGTGGCCGGCCGGGCCCGCCGGGGCGCGGCCCGGTTCGTCGAGGCGCCGGCCGTGGTCGACGACGAGCGTCGGCGTACGGCGGCGGGGCAGTTGGACGGGGCCGTCGGCGAGGTCCCCGCCGGCCGGGCCCGCCGGGTCGGCGGCGCCGCCCGGGGCGGGCTGGTGCTGCTCGCCGCGGCGGCGGTGTTCGCGGGCGCGGAACAGTCCGCCGCGCTCGCTCTCGGTGTCGAGGAGGTCGGCCGCGCCGTCGAGCAGATCGTCGAGGGAGCCCGACTCCAGCGGCGCTTCGAGTTCGACGGGGCCGTCCAGGACCGGGCTCGGAACGGGTTCCGGGGCCGGGTCGGGGACCTTGGCGAGGGCGGGGCGGCGGCGCGGCAGCCCGGCCGGGCCGGTGGTCTGGGCGCGGTCGCCGCTCTCGCCGGCGGCGCCGTCGCGGCCGGCTCCCGGGCGTCCGTTGTCACGGTCCAGGCGGAAGCCGGCGCCCTGCGTCTCGGGGGCGTCGGTGAGCAGCGTGGCCGGGATGAAGACGACCGCGGTGGTCCCGCCGTACGGGGAGGTCTGCAACGACACCCGGACGTTCTGGCGCTGGGCGAGGCGGCTGACGACGAAGAGACCGAGGCGGTCGGTGTCGGACAGCTCGAACTCGGGGGTCTCGGCGAGCCGGAGGTTGGCTTCGAGGAGGACCTCGGGGTTCATGCCGAGGCCGCGGTCGTGGATCTCCAGGGTGAAGCCGTTGGCGACGCGCTCGCCGAGCACCTGGACGGCGGTGTGCGGGGGCGAGAAGACGGTGGCGTTCTCGAGGAGTTCGGCGACGAGGTGGGTGAGGTCGGCGACGGCGGGGCCGCCGACGCCCAGCCGGGGCAGCCGGCGGACCTCGATGCGCTCGTAGTCCTCGACCTCGGCGACGGCGGCGCGGACGACGTCCATCAGCTGGACGGGCTTGCGCCACTGCCGGGAGGGGGCGGCGCCGGAGAGGATCACCAGACCCTCGGCGTGCCGGCGCATACGGGTCGTCAGGTGGTCGAGCCGGAACAGGTCGGCCAGCTCGTCGGTGTCCTCGGTGCGCCGCTCCATGGTGTCGAGGAGGGTGAGCTGACGGTGCAGCAGGACCTGGTTGCGGCGGGCCAGGTTGACGAAGACCTCGGAGACGCCGCGGCGCAGCTCCGCCTGCTTGACGGCGGCCTCGACGGCGGCGCGCTGCAGGGTGTTGAGGGCCTGGCCTACCTGGCCGACCTCGTCCTCGCTGTAGGTGAGCTGGGGCACCTCGGTCGCGGTGTCGACGTCCTCGCCGGCGGCGAGCCGGCGCATCACGCTGGGCAGCCGGACGCCGGAGACCTCCTGGGCCTCCTTGCGCAGCCGGCGCAGGTCGCGGACGAGGCCGCGGCCGACGCGGACGGAGACGACGATGGAGACGAGGAGGGCGACGAAGCCGAGGACGCCGGCGATGCCGGCCTTGAGCAGGACGCGGTACGCGACGGGCTGGAGGCGTTCCTGGAGGCGCTCTCCGGCCGCGTAGTTCTCGCGGGCCAGGGCGTCGAGGACGGGGGTGGTCTGTTCCTGCCAGAGCTGGGCGGTGACGGCGCGCGGGCTGTCGGTGGGGCCCGCGGCTATCAGGGCCTCCTCCGACTTGCGCAGGGGCGCGGTCTCGGCGCCGGTCCAGTACTTCTCGTACCGGTCGCGGTCGCCCGCGGGCAGGACCTCCAGGTTGGTGTCGTAGTAGGTCCTGCGGGTGGCGACGATGTCGGTGAGGGCGCGGATCTCCGCGGGGGTGATCCGTTCGGCGACGAGCGCGGAGCCGACCAGCGCGTCCTCGCGGGCGACGATCTCGCGGGCTCGGGTGATGCCGACGAGGGCGCGGCCCTGCTTGTCCATCTCCACGTCGTCCAGGGCGTGGAGGGACATGAGGAAGCCGTAGCAGGGGTCGACCAGGCGGTTGAAGAAGTCGAGCGCCTGCATCCGGCCGACGCTGCGGTTCTCCACGGAGCGGCGCAGCGAGTCGAGGCCGTCGAGGGCTTCGAGGAGGAGGGAGAGCCGCTGGGCGGTGGCGGGCGGCATGTCGCCGCTCACGCCGGGCTCGGCGGCGTTGCGCCGGATCAGGGCGACCTGCTGGTCGGTGGCCTCGCGTTCCTGGCGCAGCCGGGTCATGGCCTCGGCGGCGCGGGGATCGGCGAGATAGACGAGGGATTCGCGGCGTTCCTTCTGCAGGACACGGGCGGTGTCCTCGATCGGGTAGCCGATCTTGTCCATGATGTAGCCGGTGTCGAGGAGCGTACGGGCCTCGCGGCCGGTCAGGACCGTGGAGAAGCCCCACAGTCCGGTGAGGGAGACGAGCGGTACGAGGAGCAACGCCACGATCTTCCGGCGGATGGATTTCCCGCGAAAGCGCATGGCCTCCCCCAGCTCGGCCTCCGCGGCCGCGGAGGCTCCTCACATCGGCACGCCTGGCGTCAACACGCGGCGTCAACCTTCGGCTTCAACTAACGGCGGCGCGAGCCTACTACTGCATCACGGCCAACCCGAAGGCGTGGCCGGTCGATTTTCGGCCGGTCGGGAAGGTGTTGATCATGAGATGTCCCGGTATTCGGGGAGTTGCGTTGCACTGGTGTGGCGCAGGACACCCGCTGGTCAGGGCTTTCCACGGGGCGGGCGGTTGGCTGGAATTGTCTGTTCCGCTCCCGCCGTGACCGACCCCCGGCGAAACCTTTTCCCTCCCTCATGCGTCATTCTGTACGGGGGAGGCTTGTGTCCGCGTAAAGCGACTCAAAACGGGCAGCCACCCGGAACACATCGGTGGTGGGGAGTGACGGCGCTATGGAACACGAGGCGCAGCCGGTACGGCAATTGTGGGTGGACGACGAGCGGGGCCGGCGAAGGATGCCGGACCCGGTGCGAACGGCGGCGGTACGGGCCGTTCTGATCGTCTCGGTGACGCTGATCCTTTCGATGGTCGCCTTCCTGTGCTCGGTCACAGGATCGTGGCTGGCGTTCCCGATGACGCTCGCGGCGATAGCCGGCACGGTCGTCGCGACCTGGTCGGTGCTCGACGTATGGATCACCCGTCAGGTGTGGCGACAGCGCAACGGGGTCGTCTCCGAGCCGAGCAGTGCGGAGCGACCGCTGCGGCGGGAACGCCGCCAGGAGGAGTCCCAGGAGCACCCCGGGCCCGCGGCCCGCGCGGGCAAGGGGCTGCTCCCGGAGGGGGCTCTCTCGGAGGCGGCCTGACCGTCAGCGGCTTTCTCGGGCGTACCCGAGGGGCCGGAAGCAACACCCGGCGGACGGCCGTGGAGCGGTGGAGGTCTCACCGCTCCACGGCCGTTCGCACGTCCGGACCTCCCCGGCGTGCGGAGCGCCGCCGTCTCCGGTGAGGTGAGAGTCGACGACACCGATGCCGGTCGCCGAGCCGTGCCACGGCCGCGCGACGCCGAGGAGACAAGGCCCCCGATGAGGTTCGACTTCACCGCACGACTCGCGGCGGCCGTGACCGCCGCGACGACGATCATGGCGATGGGCTCGGCGGCCGCCGCCGCGCCCTCGGGCGGGGACGGCAGACCGTTCCTCGACCCGCTGCACACCGTCTCGACCATCGCCTCGACCGTTCCGGACAACGGGGACCTCAACCCGTACGGCACCGTCCTGATCGACAAGAGCGTGGGCGACCTGCGCCGCGGCAACGTCCTGGTCAGCAACTTCAACAACGCCGCGAACCAGCAGGGCACCGGGACCACGCTCGTGCAGGTCGATCCCGACGGCTCGGCCAGCCTGTTCGCCCGCATCGACCCGGACCACCTGCCCGGGCCGTGCCCCGGCGGGGTCGGGCTGACCACCGCGCTGTCCGTCCTGCCCGGCGGCTGGGTGGTGGTCGGCAGCCTGCCGACGGCGGACGGCACCTCCGACACCGCGCAGGCCGGATGCCTGATCGTGCTGGACCGGCACGGCAAAGTCCGCGAGACGTTCAGCGGCCACGGGATCAACGGCCCCTGGGACATGACCGCGCGGAGCTGTGGCGACCGGACCGATCTGTTCGTCACCAACGTGCTCAACGGCACCGTCGCCGCCGGCGGCGACGTCGTGCGGGAGGGCACCGTGCTGCGCATCAGCCTGCGCACGCACGACGACCGGCCGCCGACCCGGGTCGACACGACCGAGATCGGTTCGGGCTTCGCCGAGAAGACCGACCCGGCGGCGCTCGTGATCGGGCCGACGGGCGTCGGACTGAAGGGCTCGACGCTCTACGTGGCCGACACCGTCGACAACCGCATCACCGCGATCCCCGACGCGCTGACCCGGGACGACAGCGCCGGCACCGGCGACGTGGTCACCACCGACGACAACCTCAACGGCCCGCTCGGCCTCGCGATCACCCCGAAGGGCGACATCCTCACCGTCAACAGCGGTGACGGCAACATCGTCGAGACCACCCGCAGGGGTGAGCAGGTGGCCGTCCGCACACTCGACAGCAGCGGCACCCCGCCGGGAGCGGGCGCGCTGTTCGGGCTCGCGGTCGCCGCGAAGCCGGACCGGGTCTACTTCGTCGACGACGCGACCAACACGCTGAACCTGCTCAGCCGGCCCTGAGGCAGGGGTGGGGCGCCGCCGGAACACGACGGCACCCCACCACCGTCTTTCTAGGTTTTCTCCAGGTAGGCGAGGACGGCGCGGACCCGGCGGTTGCCATCCTGGTCGTCGGTGATGCCGAGCTTGCCGAACAGCGAGGTCGTGTACTTGCCGATGGCGCCCTCGCTGAGGAACAGGCGGCGGCCGATGGCCTGGTTGGACAGGCCCTCGGCCATCAGGGCCAGGACCGTGTGCTCGCGCTCGGTCAGCCGTTCCAGACCGCGGGCCGGGGAACCAGCGGACAGCAGCCGCGCGATCACGGCCGGGTCCAGGGCGGTCCCGCCACCCGCGACGCGCTCCAGGGCGTCGACGAACTGCTCGGCTTCGAAGACGCTCTCCTTGAGCAGATAGCCGACGCCGCCGGAACCGTCGGCCAGCAGCTCGCGGGCGTACAGCCGCTCGACATGCTGGGAGAGGATCAGGACCGGGAGCCCGGGCACCTCGGCACGGGCGTCGAGAGCCGCCCGCAGGCCCTCGTCCCGGTGGGTCGGCGGCATCCGGACGTCGATGACGGACACGTCGGGGCGCCAGGTCCGCAACGCGTCGAGGGTCTCGGGGCCGGTGGCCGCGGTCGCGACCACCTCGTGCCCGTAGGCCTCGATCAGGCGGACCAGGCCGTCCCGCAGGAGGTAGAGGTCTTCGGCTACGAGAACGCGCATGGCACCGTCATCCTGACACGCGTCGGCCCGCCGGGCGGACTCGTGACCTCCAGAGTGCCGTCGAACACCGCGAGGCGGCGGCGCAGCCCGTCGAGGCCCCCGCCGGCCTCGAATCCCGCGCCGCCACCGCCGTCGTCCCGGACCTCGGCGACCGCGCCGGAGCCGTCCCGGCCGGCGGCGAGGGCGACGCGCGCGTGCGAGGCCCCGGCGTGCTTCACCACGTTGGTGAGCAGTTCGGCGACACCGAAGTAGACGGCCGACTCGACCGGCGCCTCCAGGCGGGGAAAGCCCCCAACGCCGCCGGACTCCGCGTCGACATCGACATCGACGGGGAGGGCGACGTCCAGGGCGAGAGCGCGTATCGCGTCGGCGAGCCCCCGCTCGCTCAGGACGGGCGGGCTGATGCCCCGAACGAGTTCGCGCAGTTCGGCCAGCGAGGCGGCGGCGCCGGTCCGCGCGTCCCGCATCAGCGCCCGGGCCCCTTCGGGGTCGGTGTCCATCAGCCGCTCGGCGGTCGCGAGCGAGAGCCCGAGCCCGACGAGGCGGGCCTGCGCCCCGTCATGCAGATTCCGCTCTATGCGGCGGATCTCGGCGGCCTGCGCGACCGTCACGTCGGCGCGCTGCGCGGTCAGTTCGCCGACGCGGTCGGCCAGGGCCATCGCCGGGGACGGGCGCAGGAAGCGGACGGCGACCGGCTCGACGGGCCGCCACGCGTACGGGGCCGAGCCGACGGCCAGCAGCAGGGCGAGCACCCCGGCGAGACGCTGGGCGGGCCCGGCCCCGCTCAGCCCGAGCACGGCGAAGGCCGCGCCGGCCGGCGGGAGGACCGCGACCAGGCCGGCGGTGAACGGCGCGATCGCGGTGAACCGCAGGTCGCGCCAGGTGGCCGGGTCGCTCCAGCGGATCCGCCACTTCTGGTCCAGCAGGGCGTCCCGGCGGCTGCGCTCGTAGGAGAAGCCGTTCCACCAGTACCCGGTGGACAGCCGGCCGACCGGGCCGGGCCGCCGGTGTCCGGCGGGCAGGTCGGTGCCGGTCCAGCGTGCGACGAGGAAGCGGACCGCCCGGCAGACCGGGCCGGACAGGGCGAGGGTGCCCGTGCCCACCAGGATCAGCGGCAGCAGCCAGGACCAGGGGTTGCCCGCCCCCCAGTGGATCCCCAGGGCCACCGCTCCGGCCCACACGGCGGGTACCAGGAGGGTCACGGCCGCCACGGCACAGGCCCGTACGAATCCCACGGCCGCCGCCACCGCCCAGCCCCTTGGCCGTCCCATGGTCTCCCCCTGTTCCCGGGCCCGGGGAGTTCCCGGGTCCGTCCGCCGCTGTCACGTTCCCACTGTGCACCGCGTGCGGGCCGTCCGAGCTCTTGCCCGGCAAGGAGTGGGGCTTGCCCCACCCCGACGTGGGGCAAGGCCGATTCCGCGCCCGGCGGTCCGTTCGTAGTGTCGTGGGCATGGACCTCACCGCTCAGCACGCCACCACGACCGCGCCGGCCCTCGCCGACGCCTCCCCCGCCCACGACGCCCTCACCACGGTGCGGCGCTGCGTCGTGCTCTACGGCGCGCTCGGCGGCGCCGCCCTCGCCGGCGTCGTCACGGTGGCGGGCGCCGGACATCCGGTGAACACCTTCATGTGGGTCAGGGCGGTGTTGCTGCCGCTCGTCGCCGTGTTCCTGCACCGCTTGGCCGTCGCCGCCTCCCGGGGGGACCGCAAAGCCTTCGAACGGCTGCGCGGCCTCGCGGCCGTCCTGCCGGTCGCGATCGTCGGCGTGGACCTGATCCCGGGGGTCTGCCCACCGTGGTACGCCGTGCTCCAGGCGGTCTGCGTGCTGCCCGTCGCCGGTGTGGCGGTCCTGACCCGGCGCGCGGCGCTGCGCGCCGTCTTCCCCAAGGTCCGCCAGAGAGCGTGACGGTGCCGGAGCCGGGGGACGGGCCGGTCCGCCGGGAAACACGATGCTTCCCGGCGGACCGTCGCCTGTTCCACGCCTACGCCTGCGCCTCGGCGCCCGTCGTCGCGGCCTCGGCCGGCGACCGGCGGAACATCCGGGTCGCCGTGATCTCGCCGTGGATCGTCTCGCCGCCCTCGGTGGCCGGCTGCGGCAGACCCGGCCGCAGGTGCTCCTCCACGCTGATGTACTTCAGACCCGCGCGCAGGTCGGCGTCGTTGCGCAGCCGGATGACCAGCGGGAACTCGGCGAGCGCCGTGGTGTCGAACAGACCCGTGGTGTAGAGCAGCTGGACACCGAGCGCGTCCGACACGGCCCGCTGGAGCTCCAGCAGGTACGTGGCGTTGGCGCGGCCGATCGGGTTGTCGAGGAACAGGGTGCCCGCGTGCCGGTGCTTGTCGCGGCCCCGGTCGTTGGAGCGCAGCGCGGCCATCGTGCAGTAGAGGGCGATGGCGGCGGTGAGCAGCTGGCCGCCGGAGAAGACGTCGCCCATCTGCCCGACCGGGACGCGCTCGGCGCGCAGCACCGCGTCCGGCTTGAGGATCTCGACCGCGATGCCGCGCGGTTCGAGCGCCGCCTGGACTCCGCGCAGCAGCAGCGACATGCCGTCGCGGCGCAGGTCGGAGTTCTTCTTCACGGCGGCGCGGGTGGCCGCGTCGACCACCTCGCCGAGCCGCTCGGTGAGGGTGGCCGCGTCGGGCTCCTCGAAGCGGATCCGCAGGAACTCCTGGCCCGACCACTCCCCCAGGCCCTCGGGCAGCTGGGACAGCCGCTGCGCCGAACGCAGCGTGGCGAGCGAGGACTCCACCAGGCCGCGCAGCCGGTCGACGATCGAGTCGCGGTTGCGCTCCAGCTGCGCCAGCTCGTCGGTGAGCACCCGCAGCCGGGGCGCGAACGCCTCGGCCCACTTCGCCGCGTGCTCCGGCAGCGCGGCGGCGGGCAGTTCGCGGATCTGCTGCCGGGCCGGAGTGCGGACCTGCTCGTAGCGGGTGGAGTTGGCGTGCCGGACGAGGATGTCGCCGGCCTCGCGGACGGCGGCGTCGGCGGCCGACAGGTCGGCGGCGCAGCCGCGCAGCGAGCGGCGGGCCTCGGCGGCGGCGGTGCGGGCCTCGGCGAGCGGGCCCGGGTACGGCTCGGGCTCCTCCTGCTCGGCGTCGGTGTTGTCGGGGTTGTCTCGGAGCAGGTCGCGCAGCAGGGCGGCAGTCTCGTCGAAGCCGCCGGCGGCGTCCTCGGCGGCCCGGTGGCCCTGGAGCAGCCCGGCGTGGGCGGCGCGCGCGGCCTCCAGCGCGTCGGTGCGGGCGGCGAGTTCGCCGGTGGCCGTACGGAGCAGGGTCTGGGCGTGGTCGGCGTCGCCCGGGATCAGCTCCTCGGACAGCTCGGTGTGCGCCTCGCCGTCCTCGGGGGCCAGCCGCTCGGCCTCGCCGCGCAGCCGGCCCAGCTTCTCGCTGGCCTCGGAGGTGCGCGACTCCAGCTTGTGGACCAGTTCCTCGGCGCGGGCGGCGGCGGCCTGGCGGGACGGGCCGTCGGCGCCGTCGGTGGACTCCAGGAGCTGCTCGGCGCGGGTGCGGACCTTGTTGGTGAGCCGGTCGAGTTCGGCGAGGGCGGCGGACTCGTCGCTCTCGGCGCGGGCCTGCTCGGCGCGCAGGTCGGCGCCGACGCCGACCTTCTCGTACACCTGGGACGCGGCCCGGTACGCCTCGCGGAGCACGGAGAGCGCGACGCTCGGCGCGGCCGGGTCCTCCTCCGGGAGGCTCTCGGGGGCACCGGCGATCTCGGCGCGCTCGGCACGCAGGGCGCGGGCGGTGCGGTGGGCGTCGTCGGCGGCGCGCTGGGCGGCGCGGCGGTCCTCGTCGGCGGCGCGGGCGCGCTCCAGGCAGACCTGGGCGCGGGCCTCGTACTCGGTGGCGTCGTCGGCGAGTTCGCGCAGCTTGACCGGCCAGGCGGAGCGCTCTCGGAGCCGGAAGGCGAGTCCGGCGAGGGCGTCGGCGGCGCGGCGGGCGCGCTGGGCGGCCTCCTGGCGCTCGTCGCGCACCGTGCGGGCCTCGGCGGCGGCCTCGTCGGCCTCGGCCCGTACCGTACGGGCCTCGGCGAGGGCGGCGGTCGCGGTCTCGGCGGCGGTCCGGGCGGCCGCGGCGGCCGCCGCCAGTTCGGCGAGCATGCCGAGCGGGCAGTCGGCGCGCCAGGCTCCGATGCGGGCGGCGAGGGAGCGGTCGCCGGTGAGCCGGCCGGCGAGGGTCCGGATCTCCTCGTCGCGGGCGGCGGCGCGGGCGCGCAGGGCCTGGCGTTCCTCGTCGGCGGCGTGCTCGTCGTGCATGGCCGGGTTCGGCGGCACGAGGAAGACGTCCGTGTCCTGCGCGGCGTCGGGCGCGGGCACAGGGGCGAGGAGGGCGGCGGCGGTGCCGACGGCCACGGTGGAACGGGGCAGCAGGGCGGCGCCGGCGAGCGCCTCGCGGGCACGGACGTACGAGGCGGGGTCGGTGATCACGACGCCGTCGACCAGCTCGGGGCGGCCGGCGAGGACGGCGGCGTGGTCGGCCGGGTCGACGGACTGGGCGAGGTAGCGCCAGCCGGGGAGGGCGGGGATGCCGTGCTCGCCGAGGAACTCGACGGTGGCCAGGACGTCGGGGCCGGGCG contains the following coding sequences:
- a CDS encoding multi-component regulatory system-11 (Protein of unknown function (DUF742); pfam05331;~identified by MetaGeneAnnotator; putative;~multi-component regulatory system-11 [Streptomyces venezuelae ATCC10712]), coding for MNKGDGMTDADQSQQDAVGHWYDDEAGPVVRPYAMTRGRTSAASRHRLDLIAVVVPEPAAGDPGRDQTLSPEHVEIVERCFEQPQSIAELAAGLDLPVGVVRVLIGDLVDDELVHVTRPVPPAELPDVSILREVINGLRAL
- a CDS encoding roadblock/LC7 family protein (PFAM: Roadblock/LC7 family protein; KEGG: sgr:SGR_6127 hypothetical protein;~Roadblock/LC7 domain; pfam03259;~Roadblock/LC7 family protein [Streptomyces flavogriseus ATCC33331];~identified by MetaGeneAnnotator; putative), yielding MTAPNAAATHSAAQGNGELNWLLDELVQRVGSIRKALVLSSDGLATGASKDLTREDGEHLAAVASGFHSLAKGVGRHFEAGRVRQTVVELEDAFLFVTAAGDGSCLAVLADSESDVGQVAYEMTLMVKRVGAHLATAPRSGLTNGG
- a CDS encoding lipid-transfer protein (Mapped to H37Rv Rv1627c;~Thiolase domain associated with sterol carrier protein (SCP)-x isoform and related proteins; SCP-2 has multiple roles in intracellular lipid circulation and metabolism. The N-terminal presequence in the SCP-x isoform represents a peroxisomal...; cd00829;~identified by MetaGeneAnnotator; putative;~lipid-transfer protein [Mycobacterium tuberculosis F11];~lipid-transfer protein; Provisional) → MLTDIAVLGAGMHPWGKWGRSFVAYGVAAARAALADAGLDWREVPSVVGADTVRGGYPGYVAGASFARALGWQGARVTSVYAACASGAQAIGTARAQILAGLADVVLVVGADAAPKGFFAPAGGERPDDPDWLRFRVLGATNPAYFGLYARRRMALYGDTPEDFARVKVKNAAAGALNPLARYRKAVSADDVAASPVVADPLRLLDICATSDGGAALVLSSMAFARRHGHPDPVRIRAVSTVTPEYPRTVLDLPDIATDAMVGHGVADRPFRPFRASIARAAYEEAGIGPEDLSLAEVYDLSTALELEWYEDLGLCPAGHGAALVRNGVTALGGRVPVNPSGGLASFGEAVPAQAIAQVCELTWQLRGAAGDRQVPGARAGITANQGLFGHGSAVVAVR
- a CDS encoding ATP/GTP-binding protein (ATP/GTP-binding protein [Streptomyces albus J1074];~Conserved hypothetical ATP binding protein; pfam03029;~G1 box;~G2 box;~G3 box;~G4 box;~G5 box;~GTP/Mg2+ binding site [chemical binding];~Rat sarcoma (Ras)-like superfamily of small guanosine triphosphatases (GTPases); cd00882;~Switch I region;~Switch II region;~identified by MetaGeneAnnotator; putative), with amino-acid sequence MAFGRSSTGRRQPPVEPVTLKILVAGGFGVGKTTLVGAVSEIRPLRTEEMLSEVGRPVDDLHGVETKTTTTVAMDFGRITLREDLVLYLFGTPGQDRFWFLWDELAQGALGAVVLADTRRLEDSFAAIDYFERRGIPFTVAVNCFEGARRFAADTVRGALDLDPEVELVMCDARDRESVKNVLVAVVQHALVLAEHPPPAAAGAPAGR
- a CDS encoding hypothetical protein (identified by MetaGeneAnnotator; putative;~sequence version:1), whose translation is MTRARRPVVPGWFTDDTDPDGAFRLLGTRCTACAAVFFPREDDGCRNPYCPGGGELAETPLSRRGRVWSYTDGRYRPPAPYVSDPDTPWEPYTLVAVELAAEGMVVLGQAAPGVRPSELAVGAEVELVPGVLHEDAEHVWTTWHWRPVATDAREAAC